Sequence from the Nitrospirota bacterium genome:
TGCGGTTTGGTGGTAAAGAAAGGATCGAAGACCTTGGTCAGGTGCTCGTGCGGGATACCCGGGCCGGTGTCGCGGATCATGATGGTGATCGCCGACGCGTCGCGTTCCGTGCGCAGCACCAGCGAGCCCTTGCCGCGCATGGCCTGGACGGCGTTGGCCAGGACGTTGACGAACGCCTGGCGGAGCTCGTCGGGCAGGGCGCTGACGAGCAGGTGCGGCTGATAGTATTTCTGAGTCTCGACGCCGAGGGTCTCGGACCCGCTCTGCACGATCGCCCAGGCCTGATCGAGCTGCGCGTTCACGTCCACGGGCACGCGCTGGTCCTTGGCCTCGCGGATCGTCTGGCCGGCGAAATCGCGGATGACGGCGGCCATCCGGCGCCCGTGCTCGACGATGTCTCTGGCGTAGGCTTTGATCCGGCCCAGGTCCGTCTCTTCCTGGATGGCCTCGCCGAGTCCGAGAATGCCGAACAACGGGTTGTTCAATTCGTGTCCGATGCCGGCCGTGAGCACGCCGAGGCTGCCGGATTTCTCCGCCTGAATGAGCTGATCCTGAAGGCGGCTCTCTTCGGTCGCATCCCGCAGGACGAGGCCGATCCGCCGGCCCTCGCCGGGACGGCCGCCCAGACTGAACCATTCGTACCGGTAGAGGTGCCGGCCGAGTTGGAGTTCGCGCCGCCCGCCTCGCGCCGAATGGGCCAGCGCGGGCGCAAGCGGGTCGCGGGCCTCGCCCAACGGGCCAATGTCCGGCGCGCCGGTCTTCTGCAACGACCCGTTGCCGGCGCTCAGGAGTTCCTGGCGCAGCCGTTGTTGCACGGACGGGTTGACGCGCAGCAGGTCGAACAGGGTGGTCGGGCGCGGTTCGTCGTCTTCCGCAAGCGTGAACGCGTCCTTACAGGCTCGATTCATGTATTGGACCTGCTCGGCCTGGTCGACCATGATGATGGGGGTCGGCACGGCGTCGAGGATCTGATCCGTCGATTTCTGCAGGTACTGGACTTCCTGGCTTTTCAATTCCACCTGGGTGGTCAATCCGGCGAAGGCGGCTTCCAGTTGGGCGTTCATCCGATTGATCTCTTCGGCCAAATCTTCAAGCTCGTCGCCGGTCCGGATGGTGAGCCGATCGCGCAATTCGCCCCGACCGATCGACCGCGCCGCTTCCTGTAATTGGCGAACCGGGGTGACGATCCGGCCGGCGGCGAAAGAGCCCAGCATGATCAGCAGCCCGACGGCGACCAGACCGAATACGGAAAGCCAGGTGAAGAGATGGCGGATGGGCGCGAACAGCTCGCTCGAGGATTGCCAGACGAATGTATGCCAGGCGGTGTCGGAGGAGCCGTTGGTGGCCCGGCTCGTTTCCGGCAGCGGCGCGAAGCCGATGATGGACGACGTCCGGCCGCCGTGCCCGTCGCTGGGCGCGTTCACCCAGCCGGGCGAAAGCGGCGTGACGAGCGGGATCAGCGCGGTGTCCGCCAGACGCACGCCGGTGGGTAGGATCGGACAGTTCATCACGATGCCCCGGCTGTCGATCAGCATCACGTGGCCGGTCTTGCCGAACCGGATCGGCGAGACGGAGGGCGAGAAGAATTCCTTCGCGTCCAGGACGCGGTGCAGGACGCCGATCGCTTCGTAGCGGATGCTGTCCATCACCGGCACCGACAGGGTGAAGACGTAGGTCCCGATGCGGTCGTCAAACGCGACGTCTTCGATGTAGGTGGTGCCGACGCCTTTGTTGAAGGCGCCCTGCCACCACGCGGCCTCGCCGTTCGCATACGGGGCGTCCGCGTTCAGGCTTGCCACCAGGGCGCCCATCTTGTCCGTGAGGAACAGGGCCTTGGTGGCCGAACGCACGGCTTCGGGCAAGGGTTGGCCGGGATCGCTGTTCGAGCCGGTGTAGTGCTGGCGCAGGAGTCGCGCGAGCTTGTTGTCGGTGATGTCTTTGATCAAAGCCGGGTCGCGGGCACGCCACCGGGCGGCCTGCGCCTCAAGCGCCGCGCGCGCCTGGTCTTCCGAAAGGGACTCGATCCGGTCCCGCCGCCGTTCCAATTCGGCCACAATGACGGGATCGATCGCGATGCGCGAGGTGCGGGCGATCTCCTCGCCGACGACGAGATCGAGCTTCCGGGCCGTCTCGGTGGCGAGGGCCTTGAAGCTTTCGCCGCTGACTTCGCGGATCTCGCGGGAACCCTGCAGGAAGGCCATGAGGAGGCCGGCGAAGAGGGGCACCACGCCCACCAACAGCATGGAGAGGATGAGCTTGCCCTTCAACCCCCAGCGGAGGCGGCGTCCTGTGAGCGGTCCGTCACGGATCATGGTCCGTTCTCCGGCGGAACCGGTTCGGCCGGCGGGAGCTCGATGCGGAACGTCGAGCCGGCACCCACGCGGCTGTCCACGTGGATCTTGCCGTGCAACCTGGTCACGACGGCCTTCGCATTGTACAGGCCCAAGCCTGTGCCTTTCCCCGGCGGCTTCGTCGTGAAAAACGGCTCGAAAATCCGCCCGATCAAGTCCTGCGGGATGCCGCAGCCGGTGTCCGACACGCTGGCGGTCACGACTCCGTTCTCGCGGCCGGTCCGGAGCGTGAGCGTGCCGCCCCGCTCCATGGCCTGGACGGCGTTGGAGATCAGGTTCACGAAGACGTGCAACAGCTCGTCCGGGTTCCCCGTCACGATCGGCTCGGGCGCATAGCGCCGAACCACCGTGATGTCCTGAAAGGCGACGGCATGGCGGGCGATCTTCAGCGCCTCGTCCAGCTTGGCGTTCAGATCGACGCGCGCGGATTCTTCGCCGACGGATCGCCTTGCGTAGCGCGTGAGATCGCGGCAGATCGCGCTGGTGCGGTTGACGGCCTGGATGATGTCCCGCGCATGCTCCCGCACGACCGCCGGGTCCTGTTCTTCGAGTAGATTCTCGGCGAGGCCCAGGATCAGTTGCAAGGGATTGTTGATGTCGTGCGCGATGCCGGCGGCGAACGAGCCCACTCCGGCCAGCTTCTCGGCATGGAAAAGCTCGGTCTGCAGTTTGGTCTGGTGTTGAATCAGAGTCCAGAGCAGTCGGGCGACCGCGCCGCTCAGCACTTCGGCGCCGGGACCCTTGTGGGCGAGGACGAACCGCTCCATCTCGGGGTCCCCCGTGACGTCCAGGATGAGACCGACGCCGTGATTCGCGATGAGATCACGGACTCCGTCGGTGACCGGAATGTTCAGGTCCCTCGCCCGTTGCAGGCCGGGCGCCAGAGGATTTTTGTCCGTGATCCCGACGATGACGATGCCCGGAACCTGGTGCAACAGATCCAGGAGGGCGGTCCCGCCCTTGCCGGCGCCCAATATGGCCACCTTCGTGGTGTGGGATGGAGCCATCGCGCGCACGCTTGTTCGCCGACCCGGAGACGTGCCGAAGGCCGGGACTTCCTGCGCCGCCCCGTCGCCTTCCGAAGGAGAAACCGTCTCTCCTCCGGAAG
This genomic interval carries:
- a CDS encoding ATP-binding protein: MIRDGPLTGRRLRWGLKGKLILSMLLVGVVPLFAGLLMAFLQGSREIREVSGESFKALATETARKLDLVVGEEIARTSRIAIDPVIVAELERRRDRIESLSEDQARAALEAQAARWRARDPALIKDITDNKLARLLRQHYTGSNSDPGQPLPEAVRSATKALFLTDKMGALVASLNADAPYANGEAAWWQGAFNKGVGTTYIEDVAFDDRIGTYVFTLSVPVMDSIRYEAIGVLHRVLDAKEFFSPSVSPIRFGKTGHVMLIDSRGIVMNCPILPTGVRLADTALIPLVTPLSPGWVNAPSDGHGGRTSSIIGFAPLPETSRATNGSSDTAWHTFVWQSSSELFAPIRHLFTWLSVFGLVAVGLLIMLGSFAAGRIVTPVRQLQEAARSIGRGELRDRLTIRTGDELEDLAEEINRMNAQLEAAFAGLTTQVELKSQEVQYLQKSTDQILDAVPTPIIMVDQAEQVQYMNRACKDAFTLAEDDEPRPTTLFDLLRVNPSVQQRLRQELLSAGNGSLQKTGAPDIGPLGEARDPLAPALAHSARGGRRELQLGRHLYRYEWFSLGGRPGEGRRIGLVLRDATEESRLQDQLIQAEKSGSLGVLTAGIGHELNNPLFGILGLGEAIQEETDLGRIKAYARDIVEHGRRMAAVIRDFAGQTIREAKDQRVPVDVNAQLDQAWAIVQSGSETLGVETQKYYQPHLLVSALPDELRQAFVNVLANAVQAMRGKGSLVLRTERDASAITIMIRDTGPGIPHEHLTKVFDPFFTTKPQGEGSGLGLTIAKRIVVKFGGDIRLESVEGQGVTCWITLPAVDAPSQKEERTP
- a CDS encoding ATP-binding protein, with the protein product MAPSHTTKVAILGAGKGGTALLDLLHQVPGIVIVGITDKNPLAPGLQRARDLNIPVTDGVRDLIANHGVGLILDVTGDPEMERFVLAHKGPGAEVLSGAVARLLWTLIQHQTKLQTELFHAEKLAGVGSFAAGIAHDINNPLQLILGLAENLLEEQDPAVVREHARDIIQAVNRTSAICRDLTRYARRSVGEESARVDLNAKLDEALKIARHAVAFQDITVVRRYAPEPIVTGNPDELLHVFVNLISNAVQAMERGGTLTLRTGRENGVVTASVSDTGCGIPQDLIGRIFEPFFTTKPPGKGTGLGLYNAKAVVTRLHGKIHVDSRVGAGSTFRIELPPAEPVPPENGP